The following are from one region of the Clostridiales bacterium genome:
- a CDS encoding 50S ribosomal protein L11 methyltransferase has protein sequence NGEKVIKLDPGLAFGPGSHPTTKLVLVYFKDFTGKDVIDIGCGSGILGIAASYLGAKSVYMCDIDPQAVQSTKSNLLLNDVDLSTIEVEEADLLKTDRKADVIVSNMTAEILNRLAPYIMDHLNPHGEVIISGILADRVDEVIKNYEAIGLTLVEVQSETEWKGLKFIWK, from the coding sequence AAAATGGCGAAAAGGTTATTAAATTAGACCCAGGATTAGCTTTTGGTCCAGGTTCTCATCCAACAACAAAACTTGTTTTAGTCTATTTCAAAGACTTTACAGGAAAAGATGTTATAGATATAGGATGCGGAAGCGGTATTTTAGGTATCGCTGCATCTTATTTGGGTGCAAAATCTGTTTATATGTGTGATATAGATCCACAAGCAGTTCAATCTACAAAATCTAATTTGCTCCTTAATGATGTAGATTTATCTACAATTGAAGTTGAGGAAGCTGATTTATTAAAGACAGATAGAAAGGCAGACGTCATTGTTTCTAATATGACAGCAGAAATTCTAAATAGACTTGCACCATACATAATGGATCATTTAAATCCACATGGCGAAGTTATTATTTCAGGAATTCTTGCAGATAGAGTTGATGAAGTAATAAAAAATTATGAGGCAATTGGATTAACGTTAGTCGAGGTTCAATCCGAAACCGAATGGAAAGGACTTAAATTTATATGGAAATAA